In Humulus lupulus chromosome 7, drHumLupu1.1, whole genome shotgun sequence, the following are encoded in one genomic region:
- the LOC133789192 gene encoding proteinaceous RNase P 2-like produces MGTPKKKKKNQTPESQFHCDLNLCSKNKDLHGAISLYKSAISNNTRLNHQHFNALLYLCSNSVIDPSLKDLALENGFLVFDQMSSIGIVPNEATVTAVARLAAAKGNGDYAFGLVKRMGEYNAVPRLRTYDPALYCFCEKLEAEKAYEVEEHMCSVGVTLEEPELAALLKVSAETGREERVYQYLHKLRSSVRAIGEPTAKIFEDWFCGKKASEVVEVNGEVGKIKEAVLRNGGGWHGQGWIGKGDWVVNRTKIDLSGQCCSCGEKLFCVDIDDKETERFAQSMASLAMEREVVSNFREFQDWLEKHGDYEAIVDGANVGLYQQNFADGSFSISQLDAVVKELYNRSGKKWPLVILHNKRSRALLENPSHRKLVDEWVDKGVLYTTPNGSNDDWYWLYATVKLKCLLVTNDEMRDHIFELLGSNFFLKWKERHQVKYTFAKGTLQLQMPPLYSSVIQESEKGTWHVPIAGDCTEESEKKWLCIARPSEVLQNKETSQKGDNLCCDDKLLRSCTSTTSIASNNTSHDILDPSRTCENGSIAGKRKERS; encoded by the exons ATGGGCACcccgaagaagaagaagaagaaccaaaCCCCTGAAAGCCAATTCCACTGCGATCTCAATCTCTGCTCCAAGAACAAGGATTTGCATGGCGcaatttctctttacaaatccgCAATTTCCAACAACACGCGGCTCAATCATCAACACTTCAATGCCCTCCTCTACCTTTGCTCCAACTCCGTCATCGATCCATCTCTGAAAGATTTGGCTTTGGAGAATGGATTCCTCGTCTTCGATCAGATGTCGTCGATCGGCATTGTCCCCAATGAGGCCACGGTCACGGCAGTCGCCCGGCTGGCCGCTGCCAAAGGCAATGGAGATTACGCGTTCGGGTTGGTTAAGCGCATGGGTGAGTACAACGCCGTGCCGAGGCTGCGGACTTACGACCCGGCATTGTATTGCTTCTGTGAGAAATTAGAGGCCGAGAAGGCTTACGAGGTGGAGGAGCACATGTGTTCTGTTGGGGTGACCCTAGAGGAACCGGAGCTTGCTGCATTGTTGAAGGTGAGCGCGGAGACAGGAAGGGAAGAGAGGGTTTATCAATATTTGCATAAGCTGAGAAGCTCGGTGAGGGCGATTGGGGAGCCGACGGCCAAGATTTTTGAGGATTGGTTTTGTGGGAAGAAGGCTTCTGAGGTTGTTGAGGTGAATGGGGAGGTGGGGAAGATCAAAGAGGCGGTTTTGAGGAACGGGGGAGGGTGGCACGGGCAGGGTTGGATTGGAAAAGGAGATTGGGTTGTGAATAGAACAAAAATTGATTTAAGTGGGCAGTGTTGTTCTTGTGGGGAGAAGTTGTTTTGTGTTGACATTGATGATAAAGAGACGGAGAGATTTGCGCAGTCTATGGCTTCATTGGCCATGGAAAGGGAGGTTGTGTCAAATTTCAGGGAATTTCAG GATTGGCTAGAGAAACATGGTGATTACGAAGCTATTGTGGATGGAGCGAATGTTGGCCTCTACCAGCAAAATTTTGCGGATGGTAGTTTCAGTATTTCTCAG CTTGATGCTGTTGTAAAAGAATTGTATAATAGAAGTGGAAAGAAATGGCCACTTGTTATCTTGCACAATAAACGTTCTCGTGCGCTTTTGGAAAATCCTTCTCACAGAAAGCTTGTTGATGAGTGGGTGGACAAGGGTGTTCTATATACAACGCCAAATGGTTCCAATGATGATTG gtATTGGCTCTACGCTACTGTGAAACTCAAGTGCTTGCTTGTGACTAATGATGAGATGCGAGATCACATTTTTGAGCTGCTAGGCAGTAATTTCTTTCTCAAGTGGAAGGAAAGACATCAA GTTAAATATACGTTTGCTAAAGGTACTTTGCAACTTCAGATGCCACCGTTATATTCTTCTGTCATTCAG GAATCAGAGAAAGGAACATGGCATGTTCCTATAGCTGGTGACTGCACTGAAGAGTCTGAAAAGAAATGGTTGTGCATTGCTCGGCCAAGTGAAGTTCTGCAGAATAAAGAGACCTCTCAGAAGGGCGACAATCTCTGCTGCGATGATAAACTACTGAGATCATGCACGTCGACGACGAGCATTGCCAGTAACAACACTTCACACGACATTCTGGATCCATCTCGAACATGTGAAAATGGAAGTATAGcaggaaaaagaaaagagagatcGTAA